The Christiangramia flava JLT2011 genome has a segment encoding these proteins:
- a CDS encoding DUF4837 family protein, whose product MRRSFILLASILLFISCKNDEKSEPNKRILSDSSGNINQLTVVIDNNLWEGKIGEAIREKLAAPVDGLPQDEPLFTLSQIPPETFTGFVRNSRIFLKVEQADSSGVKIIKDEYSRPQTGIVLMGSSENAIIKLVDQRSEEMIDLFKQAELKEKQRRIGKSLKKDNDLEDRFGISMKFPTAYRYAKESDDFVWIRKEIPKGNMEILVYEVPMNQIENDSSVISNITRMRDSIGEAEIPGPVEGSYMITEKAYAPYLFETKIDGKFAYETRGTWEVKNAFMAGPFVNYAIKDEKNNRYVIVEGFVFSPSRAKRDNVFELDAILRSVKFEG is encoded by the coding sequence ATGAGACGTAGCTTTATCCTGCTGGCAAGTATCCTATTATTTATTTCCTGTAAAAACGACGAAAAGTCTGAACCCAACAAACGAATCCTTTCAGATTCTTCGGGAAACATCAATCAGTTAACTGTTGTAATCGACAATAATCTCTGGGAAGGAAAGATTGGAGAAGCCATTCGGGAAAAGCTCGCTGCACCGGTAGATGGGCTGCCTCAGGATGAACCACTATTCACATTAAGCCAGATTCCGCCGGAAACCTTTACAGGATTCGTTCGAAACAGTCGGATCTTTTTGAAAGTGGAACAGGCTGATTCTTCCGGAGTAAAGATCATCAAAGATGAATATTCACGGCCTCAAACCGGGATCGTTCTAATGGGTTCTTCAGAAAATGCGATCATTAAACTGGTTGACCAGCGTTCAGAAGAAATGATTGACCTTTTCAAACAAGCGGAGCTCAAAGAGAAACAGCGCCGAATTGGAAAATCACTGAAAAAAGACAATGATCTCGAAGATCGTTTTGGGATCAGCATGAAATTCCCAACGGCCTATCGCTACGCAAAGGAGAGTGATGATTTTGTATGGATCAGGAAAGAAATCCCGAAAGGGAATATGGAAATTCTGGTATATGAAGTGCCAATGAACCAGATCGAGAATGATAGCAGCGTGATCTCAAATATCACCAGAATGCGTGATTCTATTGGGGAAGCAGAGATTCCTGGGCCTGTAGAAGGTTCTTATATGATCACCGAAAAGGCTTACGCTCCATACCTTTTTGAAACCAAGATAGACGGTAAATTTGCTTACGAGACTCGTGGTACCTGGGAGGTGAAAAATGCCTTTATGGCCGGTCCTTTTGTAAATTACGCCATCAAGGATGAAAAGAACAACCGCTATGTGATCGTGGAAGGTTTTGTATTTTCACCATCCAGAGCTAAAAGAGACAACGTTTTTGAACTGGATGCGATCCTGAGATCGGTAAAGTTCGAGGGGTAA
- a CDS encoding lytic transglycosylase domain-containing protein, translating to MLKQILCMGLLAAATSVFAQEKKERVEKANFRVQIFQKSDDTEIKLAEPDPEFASKLPISAVIRDSSKVALEDLPKAMKIDSLWRAELTNSDLFDKMQESIMDQDYEDVVYDELPTDTLKARLERLNARTPFNIEYNPILESVIKSYLKRNKHSMERLMALSTYYFPLFEQELDKYDIPLEIKYLAIVESALNPRAKSRVGATGLWQFMFTTGKMHGLDVSSYVDERMDPVRSTQAAAEYMASLYKVFGDWDLVLASYNSGPGNVSKAIRRSGGATDYWQLRRYLPRETAGYVPAFLATLYLFEYADEHKFQPGNPEVVYFETDTIQVKKLLTFDQITKVTGVEKEMLEFLNPSYKLDIIPFVEDEKYTLRLPRPATGTFVNNEAAIYNFAESQLAETKKELPKYVETEDRIRYRVRNGDYLGKIAARYGVGVSSIKRWNNLRGNNIRVGQYLTIYPRKPVSVASNENTSKPSSSSSQKTYTVRKGDSLWSISKKFPGVTVQNLRAWNDMNSNSLKPGMKLKVSKG from the coding sequence ATGCTGAAACAGATATTATGCATGGGATTGCTCGCAGCCGCAACTTCGGTATTTGCGCAGGAGAAAAAAGAGCGGGTCGAAAAGGCAAATTTCAGAGTACAGATTTTTCAGAAGAGTGATGATACGGAAATAAAACTGGCAGAACCAGATCCGGAATTTGCCAGTAAATTGCCTATTTCCGCCGTCATCCGCGATTCTTCAAAAGTAGCTTTGGAAGATCTTCCGAAAGCGATGAAAATCGATTCCCTCTGGAGAGCCGAGCTCACCAATTCTGATCTTTTTGACAAAATGCAGGAAAGCATCATGGACCAGGATTATGAAGATGTGGTGTATGATGAATTGCCTACCGATACGCTCAAGGCACGGCTGGAACGCCTTAACGCCCGTACTCCTTTCAATATCGAATACAACCCGATCCTGGAGAGTGTCATAAAATCTTATTTAAAAAGAAATAAACACAGTATGGAGCGTCTAATGGCGCTTAGCACGTATTATTTTCCTCTTTTTGAGCAGGAACTAGATAAATATGACATCCCGCTGGAAATAAAATACCTGGCGATCGTAGAATCGGCTCTGAATCCGCGAGCAAAATCGAGGGTGGGGGCGACCGGTCTCTGGCAGTTTATGTTTACTACGGGTAAAATGCACGGTCTGGACGTAAGTTCTTATGTGGACGAACGCATGGACCCGGTAAGGTCTACGCAGGCTGCTGCGGAATATATGGCGAGCCTCTATAAGGTTTTTGGAGATTGGGATTTGGTGTTAGCCTCTTATAACTCGGGACCCGGAAATGTGAGCAAAGCCATTCGCAGAAGCGGCGGAGCTACAGATTACTGGCAATTGAGAAGGTATCTTCCACGTGAAACAGCTGGATATGTACCGGCATTTTTGGCTACCCTGTACCTCTTCGAATATGCCGATGAGCATAAATTCCAGCCCGGAAATCCGGAGGTGGTATATTTTGAAACCGATACCATCCAGGTTAAAAAACTTCTAACTTTTGATCAGATCACGAAAGTTACGGGTGTGGAGAAAGAAATGTTGGAATTTCTGAATCCCAGTTATAAACTGGACATTATACCGTTCGTGGAAGATGAAAAGTATACGCTTCGCCTGCCTAGGCCTGCAACGGGCACTTTCGTTAACAACGAAGCAGCGATCTATAATTTTGCTGAAAGTCAGTTAGCTGAAACCAAAAAAGAACTTCCAAAATACGTTGAGACAGAAGACCGGATTCGCTACAGGGTTCGAAATGGAGATTATTTAGGAAAAATTGCCGCGCGATACGGAGTGGGCGTGAGCAGTATTAAACGCTGGAATAACCTGCGCGGGAATAACATCCGAGTGGGGCAGTATCTCACGATTTACCCGCGCAAACCGGTGAGTGTGGCCAGCAACGAAAACACGTCTAAACCTAGCAGCAGTTCCAGCCAAAAAACCTATACCGTAAGAAAAGGAGATTCACTTTGGAGTATTTCTAAGAAGTTTCCGGGCGTTACGGTACAGAATTTGAGGGCATGGAACGATATGAACAGTAACAGTCTCAAACCTGGAATGAAATTAAAGGTTTCCAAAGGTTAG
- a CDS encoding phosphoglycerate kinase → MKTIDDYNFDDKRALIRVDFNVPLNDENEVTDTNRIEAAKPTIIKILEDGGSVVLMSHLGRPKGKEPKYSLQHIVSKVSEIIGVEVKFVEDCIGEDVEKAANNLQSGEVLLLENLRFYEEETKGDEDFAEKLSRLGDIYVNDAFGTAHRAHASTTVVAQFFEDKCFGYLLAKEIKSLDKVLNSNEKPVTAILGGAKVSTKITVIENILDKIDHLIIGGGMTYTFIKAQGGHIGNSLVEDDKQELALEILKKAKEKGVEVHLPVDSVIADSFSEQASTQTESVDNIPDGWMGLDVGEKTLENFARVIKDSKIILWNGPVGVFEMDTFANGTISLGKAIAEATKEGAFSLVGGGDSVAAVKKFGLEDQMSYVSTGGGAMLEMLEGKTLPGIEAIQK, encoded by the coding sequence ATGAAAACAATCGACGACTATAATTTTGACGACAAACGCGCACTGATCAGAGTAGATTTTAATGTGCCATTGAATGATGAAAACGAGGTGACCGATACCAATCGTATCGAAGCTGCAAAACCAACCATTATCAAGATTCTTGAAGACGGTGGAAGTGTGGTGCTCATGTCTCACCTTGGCAGGCCAAAAGGCAAGGAGCCTAAATACTCACTGCAGCATATCGTTTCAAAGGTTTCTGAAATCATTGGCGTTGAAGTGAAATTTGTAGAAGATTGTATTGGAGAAGATGTGGAGAAAGCCGCGAATAATCTGCAATCTGGAGAAGTATTACTACTGGAAAACCTCCGTTTTTATGAGGAAGAGACCAAAGGCGATGAAGATTTTGCCGAAAAACTTTCCAGGCTGGGAGATATATATGTGAACGATGCCTTCGGAACCGCGCATCGCGCTCACGCTTCTACTACCGTCGTGGCTCAATTCTTTGAAGATAAGTGTTTTGGATACCTACTTGCCAAAGAGATCAAGTCTTTGGATAAGGTATTGAACAGCAATGAAAAACCGGTTACGGCTATTTTGGGAGGAGCCAAAGTATCTACTAAAATTACGGTTATTGAAAACATCCTGGACAAGATCGATCACCTGATCATTGGCGGCGGAATGACGTATACTTTCATAAAAGCTCAGGGCGGCCATATTGGTAATTCCCTGGTAGAAGATGATAAACAGGAGCTGGCGCTGGAAATTCTGAAAAAGGCCAAAGAAAAAGGCGTAGAAGTGCATTTACCGGTAGATTCGGTAATTGCCGACAGTTTTTCAGAACAAGCCAGTACGCAAACTGAAAGTGTAGACAATATTCCTGACGGCTGGATGGGTCTGGACGTTGGAGAAAAGACCTTAGAAAACTTCGCGCGTGTGATCAAAGATTCTAAAATTATCCTTTGGAATGGCCCTGTTGGGGTTTTCGAAATGGATACGTTTGCGAATGGAACCATTTCTTTAGGAAAAGCAATTGCTGAAGCGACTAAAGAAGGTGCATTCTCACTCGTTGGAGGTGGAGATTCAGTAGCTGCTGTTAAAAAGTTTGGCCTTGAAGACCAGATGAGTTATGTTTCCACCGGCGGTGGTGCCATGCTGGAAATGCTGGAAGGAAAAACGCTTCCGGGTATCGAAGCGATTCAAAAATAA
- a CDS encoding ATP-binding protein, whose translation MLFKEIIGLPHIKNHLTTTADRGRIPHAQLFTGAAGSGVLPMAIAYAQYILCGNTQGENENGQSSCNLKFVKFAHPDLHFVFPVNTNEKIKSHPVSAHFMEEWREFLQKQAYGNLYDWYQKIGIENKQGKIGVDEAQDIVKALSLKSYEGGFKIMIIWQADKMNQAASNKLLKLIEEPPKDTVFLLIAEDEEQIIQTIKSRCQRLHFPPLSEADIAEALLKNENCDQPTALKIAHQCNGNYNRALGILKHNSEDEQFESWFIQWVRAAFKARGNKSVVLELVKWSEEIAALNRESQKSFLLYCIDFFRQAMLLNYEARELVYLEPATKNFKLEKFAPFIHGANIPEITQALENAIYHVERNGNAKIIFTDLSIKLTRLLHKKIA comes from the coding sequence ATGCTTTTTAAAGAAATCATCGGGCTTCCGCATATCAAAAATCACCTGACCACTACGGCCGACAGGGGGAGAATTCCTCATGCTCAGCTTTTTACCGGTGCAGCGGGAAGCGGGGTACTTCCCATGGCGATCGCCTATGCACAATATATCCTCTGCGGAAACACCCAGGGGGAAAATGAAAACGGACAATCTTCGTGTAATCTGAAGTTCGTCAAGTTTGCCCATCCAGACCTGCATTTTGTATTTCCGGTCAATACCAACGAAAAGATCAAATCCCACCCGGTTTCCGCTCATTTTATGGAAGAATGGCGCGAATTCTTACAAAAACAAGCATACGGAAATCTTTACGACTGGTACCAAAAAATTGGGATCGAGAACAAACAGGGTAAAATCGGGGTAGATGAAGCACAGGACATCGTCAAGGCACTTTCTCTAAAATCATATGAAGGCGGCTTCAAGATCATGATTATCTGGCAAGCCGATAAAATGAACCAGGCGGCTTCCAATAAACTTCTAAAACTGATCGAGGAACCCCCAAAAGACACGGTTTTCCTATTAATTGCTGAAGATGAGGAGCAGATCATTCAAACCATTAAATCCCGCTGCCAGCGGTTACACTTTCCGCCGCTAAGCGAAGCCGATATCGCTGAAGCACTCCTGAAAAATGAAAATTGTGACCAGCCCACAGCCCTAAAAATCGCTCATCAATGCAACGGGAATTACAACCGCGCACTGGGCATTTTAAAGCATAACAGTGAAGATGAACAATTTGAAAGCTGGTTCATACAATGGGTTCGTGCAGCCTTTAAAGCAAGAGGAAATAAGAGCGTGGTACTGGAACTGGTAAAATGGAGTGAAGAGATCGCCGCCCTGAACCGGGAATCACAAAAAAGCTTTTTATTATATTGTATAGATTTTTTCCGCCAGGCGATGCTGTTGAATTATGAGGCCAGGGAACTGGTCTACCTGGAGCCGGCCACCAAAAATTTTAAATTAGAAAAATTTGCACCCTTCATCCACGGAGCAAATATTCCGGAAATTACACAGGCTCTGGAAAATGCTATTTATCACGTGGAACGAAATGGAAATGCCAAGATCATTTTTACAGATCTTTCTATTAAATTAACACGACTGCTACACAAAAAAATAGCTTAA
- a CDS encoding DoxX family protein, with amino-acid sequence METISQYVTEVLILLFILIVFLQSGIDKLVDWNGNTSWLKEHFASTFLSGSVPFVVGIVMVLEILTGIAAMVSVLWIIAYGANELGLLTCSLASLTLLMLLFGQRIAKDYAGAFTLTGYFIITIFGVYIMS; translated from the coding sequence ATGGAGACCATCTCTCAGTATGTAACAGAAGTTCTTATCCTTCTTTTTATCCTGATCGTATTTCTTCAATCAGGAATTGACAAACTTGTAGACTGGAATGGAAATACTTCCTGGCTCAAAGAACATTTTGCTTCCACCTTTCTTTCAGGAAGCGTTCCTTTCGTGGTTGGAATTGTCATGGTTTTGGAGATCCTGACGGGGATCGCCGCTATGGTTTCGGTCTTGTGGATCATTGCCTATGGCGCCAATGAACTAGGCCTACTAACCTGTTCCCTGGCATCACTAACCCTGCTAATGCTCCTGTTTGGACAACGTATTGCAAAAGATTACGCCGGAGCCTTTACCTTAACCGGTTACTTTATCATCACAATCTTTGGTGTGTACATCATGAGTTAG
- a CDS encoding OmpH family outer membrane protein — protein sequence MKKSILSVFALAAILVSCNEQKLAYVDTSKVIEEYKEMKDVEAEFTSKSDAVRNQLDSIGQAFQQEVQAYQSGMGSMSEAQRKAKEQELMQKQQMIQQRQQMQTNQLRQESSQIMDSLVEKVKTYVKDYGKDHGYSMVFGSNEGTTVMYAEDGMDITEEILKELNNGYEPKAGSEEPAEASEE from the coding sequence ATGAAAAAATCAATTTTAAGCGTTTTTGCACTGGCGGCCATATTGGTTTCCTGTAATGAACAAAAACTCGCTTACGTAGATACCTCGAAGGTCATCGAAGAGTATAAAGAGATGAAAGATGTAGAGGCTGAATTCACATCGAAATCAGATGCGGTTAGGAATCAGCTGGATTCTATCGGTCAGGCTTTTCAGCAGGAGGTGCAGGCTTACCAGTCTGGAATGGGATCAATGTCTGAAGCTCAACGTAAAGCTAAGGAGCAGGAGTTGATGCAAAAACAACAAATGATTCAGCAACGTCAACAAATGCAAACCAATCAGCTTCGCCAGGAAAGTTCACAGATCATGGATTCACTGGTAGAAAAGGTGAAGACCTATGTGAAAGACTACGGAAAGGATCACGGTTATAGCATGGTTTTCGGTTCTAATGAGGGTACAACCGTAATGTATGCTGAAGACGGAATGGATATTACTGAAGAAATTCTGAAAGAATTGAATAATGGCTACGAACCTAAAGCAGGTTCAGAGGAGCCAGCTGAAGCTTCAGAAGAATAA
- a CDS encoding class I SAM-dependent methyltransferase, with protein MEFEPGVLKTIPVPVNLSSYYESDEYVSHKDSVSSVQDFIYQKVKSYMLQKKAGWIQNYINGGKILDIGCGTGEFLKTMKSQSWEVVGMEPNSSARKLAMEKEISVFSNLDDIDGKYDVISLWHVLEHLPNPKIAFEKFFSLLNENGLLVIAVPNYKSLDAKIYGENWAAWDVPRHLYHFSRTGIQNLAGSTKFSLVEEKPLKFDSFYVSLLSEKIKGSTNLLKAFRNGFKSNTEAKKTGEYSSIAYFFKKSE; from the coding sequence ATGGAGTTCGAACCGGGCGTGTTAAAAACCATTCCTGTTCCAGTGAATCTATCTTCTTATTACGAAAGTGACGAATATGTTTCCCATAAAGATTCAGTCTCTTCTGTTCAGGACTTCATTTACCAGAAGGTTAAGTCTTATATGCTTCAAAAAAAAGCTGGCTGGATTCAGAACTATATTAACGGCGGGAAAATTTTAGACATTGGTTGCGGAACGGGGGAATTTTTAAAAACCATGAAAAGTCAATCGTGGGAAGTTGTTGGAATGGAACCGAATTCATCGGCTCGCAAATTGGCAATGGAGAAAGAAATTTCTGTCTTTTCAAATTTGGATGATATTGATGGAAAATATGACGTGATTAGCCTTTGGCATGTTTTGGAACATTTGCCAAACCCTAAAATAGCTTTTGAAAAATTTTTCTCTTTATTGAACGAAAATGGTTTGCTGGTCATTGCCGTTCCAAATTATAAATCTTTAGATGCAAAAATTTATGGGGAGAATTGGGCGGCCTGGGATGTGCCACGGCACCTTTATCATTTTTCGAGAACAGGAATTCAAAATTTGGCAGGATCTACAAAATTTTCCCTGGTGGAAGAAAAACCGCTGAAATTTGATTCTTTCTATGTGAGTCTACTGAGTGAGAAAATTAAAGGCAGTACTAATTTATTGAAGGCTTTCCGGAATGGATTCAAATCAAATACGGAAGCGAAAAAAACCGGCGAATATTCTTCCATTGCTTATTTCTTTAAAAAATCAGAATAA
- the mnmG gene encoding tRNA uridine-5-carboxymethylaminomethyl(34) synthesis enzyme MnmG, giving the protein MFEKEYDVIVVGAGHAGSEAAAAAANMGAKTLLITMNLQNIAQMSCNPAMGGIAKGQIVREIDAMGGYSGIVSDTSAIQFKMLNKSKGPAMWSPRVQSDRMRFAEDWRLKLEQTPNLDFYQEMVAGLIIEKDKVVGVRTSLGLEVKSKTVICTNGTFLNGLIHIGEKQFGGGRAGERAATGITKDLINAGFEAGRMKTGTPPRVDGRSLDYSKMVEQPGDDIPGKFSYSNETRPLSKQRSCYMTYTSPEVHNLLREGFERSPMFNGRIKSLGPRYCPSIEDKINRFADKDRHQLFVEPEGWNTVEVYVNGFSTSLPEDVQYKALKSVAGFENVKFFRPGYAIEYDYFPPTQLNHTLETKLVEGLYFAGQINGTTGYEEAACQGLMAGINAALKVQEKEEFILKRDEAYIGVLIDDLITKGTEEPYRMFTSRAEYRTLLRQDNADFRLTEKAYKIGLAKEDRMRRMEEKKKKSSEFVDFLKDLSVVPEEANPILEAKKSSPMKQSDKVFKVFSRPHVEMNDVMNFSGVKEYIQQHELTEEMLEQTEIQVKYSGYIEKEKNNADKLNRLEDIRIPQDFDYSQIKSMSYEAREKLNKIQPKTISQASRISGVSPNDISVLLVYLGR; this is encoded by the coding sequence ATGTTTGAAAAGGAATATGATGTAATTGTAGTAGGAGCTGGGCACGCTGGGAGCGAAGCCGCCGCTGCTGCGGCAAATATGGGCGCTAAGACGCTGTTGATTACCATGAATTTGCAGAATATTGCCCAGATGAGTTGTAATCCTGCAATGGGAGGAATTGCGAAAGGCCAGATTGTTCGTGAAATCGATGCAATGGGTGGTTATTCCGGAATTGTAAGCGATACATCTGCGATTCAATTTAAGATGTTGAACAAAAGTAAAGGTCCCGCGATGTGGAGCCCTCGAGTTCAAAGTGATCGAATGCGTTTTGCTGAAGACTGGAGGTTGAAATTGGAGCAAACGCCAAATCTCGATTTTTATCAGGAAATGGTAGCAGGTTTGATCATCGAAAAAGACAAAGTGGTTGGGGTTCGAACGTCTCTGGGTCTTGAAGTCAAATCGAAAACTGTTATTTGTACCAATGGTACTTTTCTGAATGGTTTGATTCATATTGGCGAAAAACAATTCGGCGGCGGTCGGGCAGGTGAACGGGCAGCAACCGGTATCACAAAAGATCTTATAAACGCTGGTTTTGAAGCCGGGAGAATGAAAACTGGAACACCTCCTCGGGTAGACGGTCGCTCTTTAGATTATTCCAAAATGGTAGAACAACCGGGCGATGATATTCCCGGTAAGTTTTCATATTCTAACGAAACACGGCCTCTTTCGAAACAGCGTTCCTGTTATATGACTTACACTTCACCGGAAGTACATAATTTGCTTCGTGAAGGCTTTGAACGATCGCCTATGTTCAATGGTAGAATTAAAAGTCTGGGCCCTCGTTATTGTCCCTCAATTGAAGATAAGATCAATCGATTTGCAGATAAAGATCGTCATCAGCTTTTTGTAGAACCGGAAGGTTGGAATACCGTAGAGGTTTATGTAAACGGATTTTCCACTTCACTACCGGAAGATGTACAATACAAAGCTTTAAAATCTGTTGCTGGCTTTGAAAACGTGAAATTTTTCAGACCAGGATATGCGATTGAATATGATTATTTCCCACCAACCCAATTGAACCATACTTTGGAAACCAAACTGGTCGAAGGTTTGTATTTCGCAGGTCAGATTAATGGAACGACCGGTTACGAAGAAGCCGCTTGTCAGGGTTTAATGGCGGGAATAAATGCGGCTTTGAAAGTCCAGGAGAAAGAGGAGTTTATTCTAAAAAGAGATGAAGCTTATATTGGGGTTTTGATAGATGATTTGATTACGAAGGGAACGGAAGAGCCTTATCGTATGTTTACTTCCCGTGCCGAATATCGTACGCTTTTAAGACAGGATAATGCTGATTTCAGATTAACCGAAAAGGCATATAAAATTGGTTTGGCTAAGGAAGACCGAATGAGAAGGATGGAGGAGAAGAAGAAAAAATCTTCTGAATTCGTTGACTTTCTGAAGGACCTTTCCGTAGTTCCTGAAGAGGCAAATCCTATTTTGGAAGCCAAAAAATCTTCACCTATGAAGCAAAGCGATAAGGTCTTTAAGGTTTTTTCAAGACCTCATGTGGAGATGAATGATGTCATGAATTTCTCCGGAGTGAAAGAATATATCCAGCAGCATGAGTTGACTGAAGAAATGCTGGAGCAAACTGAAATACAGGTAAAATATTCAGGGTATATAGAAAAGGAAAAGAATAATGCCGATAAGTTAAATCGACTGGAGGATATTCGCATTCCTCAGGATTTCGATTACTCCCAGATTAAATCCATGTCGTATGAAGCTCGCGAAAAACTGAATAAAATTCAGCCTAAAACCATATCTCAGGCATCCAGAATCAGCGGGGTTAGCCCGAATGATATTTCTGTGCTCCTGGTTTATTTGGGACGTTAA
- the ybeY gene encoding rRNA maturation RNase YbeY: protein MEANQINFFSECSFELQEEERYTNWILKAAASEDRKVGEINFIFCDDEYLHKINVEYLDHDTYTDIISFDTTEGNLIGGDIFISVERVRENANEFSVDFDTELRRVLIHGILHFCGYGDKTERDADLMRRKEEEKMEMFHVEQ from the coding sequence TTGGAAGCAAATCAAATTAATTTCTTTAGCGAATGTTCTTTTGAACTTCAGGAGGAAGAACGATACACTAATTGGATACTTAAAGCCGCTGCTTCTGAAGATAGGAAAGTGGGGGAGATAAATTTCATCTTTTGCGACGATGAATATCTGCACAAAATAAATGTAGAATACCTGGATCATGACACCTATACTGATATCATTAGTTTTGACACAACGGAAGGTAACTTGATTGGTGGTGATATTTTTATTAGTGTAGAGCGTGTACGTGAAAATGCGAATGAGTTTTCTGTTGATTTCGATACTGAGCTAAGACGTGTTTTGATTCATGGCATTCTTCATTTTTGCGGCTATGGGGATAAAACTGAAAGGGATGCCGATTTGATGCGACGCAAGGAAGAAGAAAAAATGGAAATGTTCCACGTGGAACAATAA